The genomic stretch TCAAAGACAACCTCTACCAGGCACTGGTTTCAAACGGCAAAGCATCATAGAAATGTTATGAACGTGTAACAGGAATCAAACGAAAATATGCCGGAAGCCCCTGTGAGTAGGGGTTTCCAAGTATTCAGAAAACGCCTTGTCAACACTAAAATAGGATCCTAATTAAACAGGGTCCCGATTTTGGACCACCGAAATTTTGTGTTGATCAAGGAGATTGAAAATGAAAAGGGCAGCTTCCCTGTACAAAGGCTGGCGAATGAAGCGTAACTTCATCCATCTGGTTACCACCATGGACCGCCGGTTGCTTAACGACGTCGGATTCTCACCCGAAATGGTTGAACAGAAACTGAGCACGCCTTTCTGGAAATTCTGATCCGGAAGAACCGACTGGCAATTGGCCAGTAACCCCCTGAACTGGTGAGAAAATCTCCAGTTCAGGGTTTACCTGATGTCACAAAAATGACATACCCCATTGTTCTAAAAGCGTTTTTATCTCGAAAAAATATAAGAAAATTGATCTGAACCTGTATTTTCTCTGAACGGATCAGTTTATAGTCTGGCTACCTCCAGAACCTGAACGGTTCACCCTGTAAGGAGAGCTCGACGATGATCCAGGAATTCCTGCAGAACACCTTACCTTTAGACTCTTCCGTTACCCTCAAGCGTTCCGAGATTGACTCCGCCAGTAATATCGCAGCCGTCCGTAGCGAAGCGTTTGAAATTATATCCAATTCCGGTGAAACCGTGGGCTTCGTGAAGGCCTGGGAAGACGCCCCCAGCTTCCGCGGGTACGTGCATTTCGATTCCGACGGCAACGTTATCGACTGGAAGGTTTTTCAAGACCGGTTACAGAGCTGACGGTCAAACCAGCCAGCCAAAAAAGAAATCGAACAGGGCACTGAAAAAGCCGCCGCCAGAATCGTGAGATCTGTTGGTTGTTGCCTTGTGGGCTGGCTCCGGGTTATCCGTCTGAATGGCTTGTGGAATTTCGGGCTCCTGAGCTATCGGTTGCTCCGGCTGGCGGGCTTCCCCGCCGCTTGGTTCATTAGATACTTTGGCCAGAACCGGGCGCACGTCCGAAGAGCTTTGCGATGGTTTGGTCTCGACAACGGCCAATACAGGCTCAGGCTCGGAGACCGGGGCAGGACTCTCTGCAATCACGGGGTCGGTTTTTGCCGCGAGCACGACTGTCTCCCCGGTGGGCTCAACCTCACCCTGGTTTGAGGTTTCTTTACTAACGCTCGGAATTTCCTTGCTTTCCTTTCTTGAAATAGTCGCTGATTCGATCCGCTTCTCAGGTTTTTCCCGAAGCTCTGGGGTTTCCACGAGCTGCACGGGTTCTTGTCTGGGCTTGAGAGTGGTTTGCGGTTCCGGCTTGGGCTGCGGTTTTACAGTCGCAAGGTCCGGGACGGGTGCCTTTGGCTCAGGAGAGGACAGGCCGAGGACATCGGCCGATTTTTGACGGCTGGCTACGGAATTGCTGGCAATGGTTGAGGCTGGCACCGCATTGACGCCAAGCACTTTCAGCGTTGCTGCATCCAGATTGCCATTTACCTGCAGCCCGTTCGCAGTCTGATAGCCACGAATAGCGGCCCGGAGCTTGCCATCAAGCCAGCCATCGGCACGCCCGATGTCGAATCCGGCGCCATAAAGCGCATTCTCTGCGGCAAAAATGACTCTCTCGGGGGCGGCGGCTTGGGCGGCGCTGGCCATGCAGGTCGCTGCTGCCAGCAAAGTGATGGCGCGGCCACGGAAACCTGAATTCCTGGTACGATGAAAGCGTGTCATGGCGGGGTCCCTCAGGGATGCTCCTTTTCCGGTTACATTGTGTAACGCGAAGCCCCAAAGTATCAGTAATTCCCCCCACAGCCCATGACACAGTTAACAACCGTGCTAATTGGTTACGACTCTCTCAGGTCTTTCTTGTTCACCTAACCAAACGCCTTATGCAGTCGATCGAGACCTTTTTCCAGGGTTTTGTTGTCCGCCGCGAACGACAAGCGCATGTGCCCCGGGGCATTAAACGCGGAACCGGGTACCATAGCGATCCCCAACTCTTCGAGCAGCCAGTCCCCCAGTTGCTGGTCGTCTTCGACGCCATCGAGTGATTCAATCACCCGCTCAAAGTTGGGCAGGCAGTAGAACCCGCCTTGTGCCGGGTGAAAATCGATCTTATCAATTCTGGAAAGTCCCTCAGCGACCAGGTTGGCACGCTCCCGGAACACCTTGACCATGTTGTGAACATCATCCAGGCCGCCATTAAACGCTGCCTCTGCCGCTTTCTGAGCGACGGCGGCGGTATGGGACGTGCTCTGACCCTGGAACTTTTCCATTTCAGTGATGAGATCCACGGGACCCGCGGCGAAGCCGACCCGCCAGCCGGTCATGGCGTAGGCTTTGGAAACCCCGTTGATGAGCACGGTTCGATTTTTGAGAGAGGGGCAGACGTTGAGGATATTGGCATAAGGCTCGTCGGTATAATTAAGATGCTCATAGATATCATCCGAGAGGATGAAGACATCCGGGTATTTGAGCAGTACATTGCCCAATGCCGACAGTTCTTCCCGGGAATAGACCTGCCCGGTTGGATTGTTTGGCGTATTGAGTATGACGATCCGCGTCTGTTCAGTGAGGCACGCCTCGAGTACCTCTGGCTGCAGAATGAACCTGTCTTCGTACCGGGTAGGGGCCTCAACCATTCGTGCCCATGCCATTATGGCAAGAGAGGGATAGGTGCCCCAGTTAGGCGTGGGAATGACAATTTCATCCGTTGGATTGAGCAGGGTCATACAGGCATTGAAAAGCGCCTGTTTGGCACCGCAGGTGTGCAAGATTTCGTCGGAATCGTAATAAAGGTTATTGTCACGCCTGAGTTTTTGCCGGATTGCCTCTTTCAGGCTGGGCAAGCCTCCAATCGGCGTGTAACGGGTAAAGCCATCGTCCAGCGCTTTTTTGGCGGCGTCAATAATTGGCTTGGGGGTATCGAAATCCGGCTCACCAGCATCCAGGCGAAGAATATCCTGACCTTTTTCCATTAACGCCTGTGCTTTGGCGTTGATTCTGAAAATTGACGATCCTGACAGGTCTTCAACTCGACGAGCCACACGCAACCGGTGATCCGCATGGCGGATTGTTTCATCATGCTTTGTGTTCATCGCTGGATTACCGTCCCGTCATCATCAAGAAGTGGATAGCTGCCCTGCTCATCGTGGTCTCGCACTATCATGGTGTCGGTCTCCTTTGGGTCACGGCCCCACCGGAGCCTCTAAAACATCAGAACGTTGTCACAGCTTGGTCTTCATCTGTTTCATCGACTGTTTGATCATTCGAAAGGCCTCCGGGTCTCCCTTGAGGATCGAAGACATGAAGTTCTTTGCCTGTTCAAAGCCAATATGAGGGGGCAGGGGGCCGATTTCCGGATCGACATAGGCATTGATAACCACCGGTCGATCAGCAGCCAATGCCTCATCCCAGACGCGATCGACCTCGTCAGGACTGGTTATGCGAAGGCCTTTCAGCCCGAGAAGTTCGGCGTATTGGTCATAGGCAAAGTCAGGCAAATCCTGAGACGTCTCAAATTTGGGATCGCCCTCCATTGCCCGCTGCTCCCAGGTCACCTGGTTGAGGTCGCGGTTGTTGAGCACCAGCACAATACAGCGCTGGTCGGTCCATTCCCGCCAGTATCTGGCTATGCCGATAACCCCCTGGTTGCCGAGCATTTGCATGGCACCGTCACCGACCATGGCTATTGCAGGGCGGTCCGGATAAGCGAATTTTGCGGCCAGCAGGTAAGGTACGGCATTGCCCATGGAGGCTTGCCCGCCTGAGACAGAACCCATCATTCCCGGGCGTATTTTCAGATAACGTGCATACCAGTTGGTTGCAGAGCCCACGTCACAGGTCAGCATGACGTTCTCCGGTAAACGCTGGTTGAGAGACCAGAAAACGCGCTGGGGGTTGACGGGATTTCCCGATACCATGGCTCGCTCCTCCATGACCTGCCACCAGTCGCGGGTATTTTCGATGATCTTATGCTGCCAGGCTCGGTCCTCCTTCCGTGCCACGCGTTCGGTCAGCGCCGCGACGGTCGCCCGGGCGTCGCCGTGAAGGTTTATCTCTGTTGGATAACGAAGGCCGAGTGCCTCGGCATCCAGATCAATCTGGACTGCCCGGGCCTGTCCTGAAGCCGGCAGGAATTCGGCGTAGGGGAATCGCGTACCGATCATCAGCAGGGTGTCGCAGTCATCCATCATTTCCTGGCTGGGACGGGTGCCCAACAGGCCCATGGTGCCCGTGACAAACTCTTCGTCGTCGGGAATCATGGTCTTGGCAAGAATGGCTTTGGCCAGCCCGCCTCCCAGCTTGTCGGTAAGCGCCAGTACCTCATCAACCGCATGCTTACAGCCGGCACCAGCCAGAACCGCCACTTTTGTTCCCTCGTCAAGGACTCTGGCAGCTGCATCAAGGTCGTCATCGTGTGGCTGGAGTATCGGCGAGCGGTAGCCAACACCAGAGAACACCGCCCCATGGCTGTCGGGCGGCTCTTCCATGGGAAGATCCTGAACGTCGTTGGGAACAATAATGGCCGTGACCGTTCGGTGCGCCATGGCAATTCGCAACGCCTGGTCGATCAGATGCCGTGCCTGGGGCGCATCCGAGATCATATGGACGTAATGGCCCGCCACGTCCTTGAAAAGGGAGACCAGGTCTATTTCCTGCTGATAATCGGTGCCAAGACTCATGCGTGCCTGTTGGCCGACGATTGCCACGGCCGGCATGTGGTCCTTTTTCGCATCGTAAAGCCCGTTAAGGATGTGGACCGCGCCAGGCCCTGATGTAGAAATGCACACGCCCGGTTGCCCGGTGAACTTGGCATGAGCACTGGCCATGAAGGCGCCCAGCTCCTCATGTTGAGGCTGGATCATGCGAATTTTGCCCTTCGCCCGTCTCAGCGCAGCCATAACCCCGTTAATGCCGTCGCCGGAGTATCCGTAAACTCTTTCAATCCCCCAGGCACTGAGGCGTTCAATAATGAAATCACTTACCGTCTGTCCCATATCGGTGTCTCCCTCGCCAGTATCTTTGCAAGTGGATGCCATGGGTTTACAACCGCCGTGACCGGCATGACCATGTTCTGAATGTGTCCTTTGAGTTCGTAAGCTTGCTCAATAGATCCTCCATTGAGGATGGACCACCAAGCCAGAACTCTCAAAAACGCTTTGCTTGCCAATACTTGGTCTGATTCCGAGTTAGCCCGTAAAAACAGAAACCTGGAGCGGCGAATTAAATTTCATTAACGGATCGCAGGCCGGTAGAGAACCGCGGCCAATTGGGGCAGCTCAGGAAGACATGCCCTCTATTCGAGGATTACGAGGGTAGTAGCGCTCGGGCAAACGCTCGATGTGCGGAAAAAACCGGGTGTCTTTGTAGGGCATTTTCATGAAGCCGGAAACCCCAAGCCCGGTGATCTGCTCCACCGCTGACAGAATCTGGTCCAGCAGCCGGCTGAATTCCTGCTCCTGGCCCGGGTCCAGCAGCCGGTAGTGACTGTGGATCTTGAGGTGGCGGGGCAGGGCTTCGAAGATGATCATGCCGGTATGGTGGATGTCATTCAGTGCCTCCAGCGAACGGATGATGGTTTCCGGCAGCACGAGAAACTCTTCCGGGTCCGGACCGTCCTCGAAATAGGAGTGAACCCGGCTCTCATCTTCCACTTCCGGTGCGGCACTTACCTCGTAATGCAGTTTCATGCCTGGCGATACCCGGAACGGCTTGTCCGGGTCAGACCGATCAATGTGCAGGGTGTTGCGGGCGTTGAACAGACAGCTCTTGAAGATGCCCTTGCGGTAGATGGCCTGGGCCAGATAGACCATGTTGTTGACGGCCTGCACGAAGGCCGACTTCAGTGCCGGATCGTGCAGGTTCAGCGAGGTATCAATGTAGACGCCCTCGGTTTCCCAGCGAACCGCCAAACCGCCCTCGACCGGGTAGCGCCCGAGCCGGCTGACCGCGGCGAGGAATGCCTTTTCGGTCTCGCCCATACCCTGCATGAAATTCTTGTAGTAACGATCCAGCTGTACGTCATTGACGTCGTTGAGGGTTTCCGACGCACCTTCCTCCCTCAGGAACGATTTACGGGAACTGTACACGACGGTGTCGATTTCCTGGTCTGAGGCGCGTACCCATACCGGCACCTGGGCGACAACGGGTTGCGCGGGCAGATCAATCATCACCGTCCGTGCCATCCGCGGCATTTCCTCCAGGTAGTAATCACCGGCCTTGCGGCGGGTATCCGGATCGGGTGCCAGCATGCCATCCAGCATCCGGGCAAACTCCATAGGCAGGCCCAGGGACGTGGCCGGGATAGCCCGATGGCCGAACCGGCAGGATTGCGCCGAGGCGAGGGCGTAAAGCGTGCCTGCCGCGCCCTGTTCGTCAAACCGGGGAGAGGACAGACCACCGTTCAATTGCTCCTCACCGATAAAGTAGACGTCGCCCAGCCGGGCATTAGTCTGTTGCAGGTTGTCGGACATCAGCTCCATCACATTGGCCGTGATGAATTGCTGGTTGGCGTCCAGTTGCGCAAATACTGAAGAACCCCAGTCAATGAGCGCGATGTTTTCGGTGGCGGCGTCAAAGACCAGGTTCGAGGGTTTGATGTCACCATGCACAATCGGTCGGCCCGCAGGGCCGTTTTCCCGACGCAGGCTGCGCAGGAGGTCGGCAAGCTGGTCAGCGATACGAATGATCAGCCGGGGTTTCAGGCGCCCCTCCCGCAGGGAGACTTCTTCAAGGTTGAGCCCGGCCGCCCGTTCCATGACCAGGATTGGCTGGTTGTTGGCGCGCTGATAGGAAATCAGCCGGGGCACCCTTGGGTGGCGAACCTGCTCGAGAATGTAGGCTTCATCCTCGAGGCGGTCCTGCAGATGCTGCGGCAGGTTGATACGGGTAAACTTGAAAACATGCTCCGGGCCGGTGTTCTCGGGCCCGGGCAGGCTTCCGGCAAAGACAAAGCCGTAGGCGCCCTTGCCAATCAGTTCAATGTTGCGGTAACCCAGTTGGCGCAGCTGGGCAGCGCAAAGCGCCACCCAGTCCTTGAGCTTCTTGGCATCGTCATGGCTGAGCAGGTAGATCGACTGCTCTTCGGGAATGTAGAACTGCTGCAGTGGAGCTTTCTGCGCCATGATCAACCGTCAGCCCATATGCAACAGCATGGTTTGGGGCGATTCCAGGTAGCCCTTCCAGCGATTGCAGAACCGGGCAATGGTACCACCGTCGATGATGCGATGGTCGCCGGCCCAGCTCACGGTCATGATGGCCCGCTCAACCACCTGGCCGTTGGCGTCAAACCGGGGCAGTTTCTGGGTGCGTCCCAGTGCAACAATGGCCACTTCAGGCGCATTGATAATGGGCGCTGCGTAGGTGCCGCCCAGTGCGCCAATGTTGGAGATGGTAATGGTGCCGCCCTTGAGGTCTTCCTGGCTGACGCGACCGGATCGGGCCGCTTCAGTCAGGCGCGCCACCTCGTCGGCAATGCCCAGCAATGACAGACTTTCAACGCCCTTGATGTTCGGCACCATAAGCCCTGCCTTGCCGTCCACCGCCATACCGATATTGCACTGGGGCAGGTAGCGAATCTCCGTGACGTCATCGTTGAGTTGGCTGTTGAGCACCGGGAATTCCTGAACGGCGAGCGCAATCGCCTTCATGACGAAGGGCATGAGTGTCAGTCTCGAGCCCCTTGCCTCTGCCTCTGATTTCAGTTGCTCCCGCAGTTTGAGCAAATCAGTGACATCGATGTCCTCGCTGTAGATAAAGTGAGGAATGGTGGTGGCCGATTTCACCATGCTTTTTGCCATGGCGGCTTTCATGCCCCGGATAGGCTCGACCCGAACTTCCTGCTCGCGGGCAGGCTGCCGGCGGGCACTGCCAATGGTGACAGATTGCGTATCGTCGGCGGGCGCCTGAGTCTGAGCCGGTTTTGGACCCTCCTCAATATGAGCCAGCACATCGGCTTTCAGCACCCGGCCATCCTTGCCGGAGCCTGGGATGTCACCCAGGTTGAGCTCGTGCTCCCGAACCAGGCGACGAACGGCCGGGCTGGCAGGAACACGCTGTCGGCTGGCCGTAGCCACAGGTGAGGCCGTTGCCGTTGAAAGCTGAGCAGCGGGCTCCGCTTTGGCTTTGGGCTCGTCCGGTTCTTCCCGATCGCGGGGAATGAACGCGAACAGCGGGGCATGAACCCTGGCCATGGCCTGCTGCTGATGGTAGAGCTTGGTAACGCGCCCGGCTTTGGGTGCGGTAATTTCAACCATGGCCTTATCGGTCATGACATCCACTACGGGCTGGTCTTCCTCGATTTCGTCACCTTCGGCGACTCGCCATTCCACCACCTCGCACTCGACAATCCCTTCGCCAATATCCGGCAGGATAAAGTCCTCGGTCGCGTCATCGTCGGACGCCGCCGGGCGTGTGGCCGATTCCGGGCTGGCTTCGCTGGCTGGCTCAGCTTTGGCAGGCTCCGGCGAACCGGCCGCCGGAGCCTGGTCACCACTTTCGCTCTCATCCACCAGCTCAAACAGCGGGGCATGAACCTTGGCGGTATCGCCTTCCTTATAATAAAGGCGGGTCACCCGACCCTTATAGGGCGCTGGAATTTCCACCAGGGCCTTGTCGGTCATCACCTCGGCCACTGGCTGATCTTCCTCGATGACATCGCCTTCGCTGACCAGCCATTTGACCAATTCACATTCCACGATACCTTCGCCGATATCGGGCAGTATAAAATCACTCATGCTTGCTCTCCTGTCCTGATATCAGCCTAGAATTCAACGCTCGCCCTGATGGCCTCATAGACCTTCAGGTGATTGGGCAGGTGCTCTTTTTCCAGCACCAGCGGGAAGGGCGTATCCATCCCGGTAACCCGCGCGATCGGAGACTCCAGGTACAGGAAACAACGCTCCTGAATGGTGGCAGCGATTTCACCGGCGAAGCCGCCGGTCAGGGGGGCTTCGTGGGTAACCACCAGCCGCCCGGTCTTGAACACGGAATTGGCCACGGTTTCCACATCCCAGGGCAAAATGGTCCTCAGGTCGATGACTTCGCAGGAAATGCCGTCTTTCTCGGCCCGTTCCACGGCCTGTTCGATCACTTCCATCTGGGCGCCCCAGCCAAGCACCGTTACGTCGTTGCCCTCCTTGAGGACTTCGGCTTCACCGATTGGCAGCCGGTAGTCTTCGTCAGGCACTTCGCCCACCGAGGCCCGGTAAAGCCGTTTGGGCTCAAAGAACAGGGTGGGGTTGGGGTCATGAATGGCGGCCAGGAGCAGCCCTTTTGCCTGGTGCGGATTGCGTGGCACCACGATCTTCAGCCCCGGGGTATGCGCGAAGTAGGCTTCCGGAGACTGAGAGTGGTACAGGCCACCGGCGATACCGCCGCCGTAGGGGGCACGAATGGTCAGCCCGCCAACGTTGAAAAGGTTGCCTGACCGATAGCGGAACTTGGCGGATTCGTTCACGATCTGATCGAACGCCGGGAAGATGTAGTCGGCAAACTGGATCTCGGCTACCGGCACCGAACCCTGGGCCGCGAGGCCGTTGGCAAACCCGATGATGCCTTGCTCTACCAGAGGCGTGTTAAAGCAACGGGCCTTGCCGTATTTCTGTTGCAGGTTACTGGTGGCACGGAAAACACCGCCAAAAACACCCACGTCCTCACCGAAACAGAGCACCCGCTCGTCTTCCGCCATGGCGGTGTCGAGGGCATTGTTGATCGCCTGGAGCATATTCATCTTGGTCATCTCAGGCCCCTCCCTTGGCGTGTTCGGCACTCTTTGGGTACTCATCCGGGTACCGGCGGATATGCGCTTTCAACTTGTCGAACTGCTCAGCCAGCGCCGGGGGGACCTCGTCGTAGACATCACTCACCAGGGTTTCAAGCGCCGGTGGTGGCCGTTTCTGGGCCCGCTTCATGGTTTCAAGCACTTCCCGGCGCATGTTTTCCTGAAGCTGCTTTTCGTCGTCCTCACTCCACCATTTCTTGCTTTCCAACCAGAGACGCATGCGCAGGATCGGATCTTTCTCGCGCCAGACGGCTTCCTCATCCTTGCTGCGGTAGCCGGACGGATCGTCGGATGAAGAATGGGCAGCCAGGCGATAACTCATGGCTTCAATCAATACCGGGCGGTTGTGTTCCACAGCCAGCTTTCGGGCTTCCTGCGTGGCCTGGTACATCGCAAGAATGTCGTTACCATCCACCCGGATCACATCCATCTTGTAGCCGTAGGCCCGGGGCGCAACGCCGTCGGCGGCAAACTGTTCGGCGGCCGGCGTGGAAATGGCATAACCGTTGTTGCGGCAAAGGAAGATCACCGGTACGCGATGAACCGCAGCCATGTTCAGGGCAGCATGGAAATCGCCTTCCGACGCGGCGCCTTCGCCGAAATAGGTAATGGTGCAGTGGCCTTCGCCTTGCAACTTCTGGCCATAGGCATAACCGGTGGCCTGGGGAATCTGGGTGGCCAGCGGTGACGAGATGGTCATGTAGTTCAGCTTCTTCGAACCATAGTGCACGGGCATCTGGCGGCCCTTGCCGTAATCCAGCTCATTGCCGAACAACTGATTCATGAATTCGTCGATGGTAAAGCCGCGGTAGGCGAGGGCGCCTTGCTCCCGATACTGCGCCATGATCATGTCGCCATCATCCAGTGCCGCCGCGCTACCGATCACGGCGGCTTCTTCGCCGGTGCACTGCATGTAAAAGCTCAAACGGCCCTGTCGCTGGGCGGCAAGCATGCGCTCGTCGAGTATCCGGGTGGTGACCATGGCCCGGTAGATGCGAAGGGCCTTGGCTTTGTCGAGATCAGGAGCCTTGGCGCTCTTGTAGAGCTTGCCGTCCTGTTTCAGAAGCTTGAAGGTGGGAATCCGAAATTCCGCACCGTCGGTAAACACTGGGGAATACACAACTTTGGACTTTGTTGTTGTCATAATCCTCTTCCTGGGGTAATGGCCTGAGGAACAAACACGCCTTGTGGGAGTGTCGTTAATGTCATTGTAGACAACCTGGCAGAATCTGGTGTGATTCGTGCCAGGTTATATTTACCTTAACGTAAACTGCAGTTTAGGGGTAGGGTCTGGCGGCTATCTAGACGTAAAAATCCAACTCCTCCTGGGCTTTCAGCAGGTCCCGCATCTTGATGGGATCGTCGCCAAAGAAGAAAACCAGCCCCCAATGGGTACCGAAGGCAGACCGGTCCGGAACGGTCTCTTCGGTGGGTGCGACCAGCTCGTGTGATTCGAAATACGGATGCTCAGTGGTTTCTGGTGGCATTTCCAGCTTGCTGACCACGCGCCTACGCGGATAAACACCGAAGCAACCCGCGTAACCCTTCGCATCGACCACTTCGCGAGGGAAGAAGCTGTCCACTTCCTCTTGGGTGCTTTTGGGATCGAACACCAGCATTGAAGCCTGGTACGGGTTGAATCCATAGGCTCGTTCGATAAGCTCGAACGCCTTGAACCCCGGTGGACGGTAGGCAACTTCGCCAAAGTACATTTCGCCGTCTGCAGTGACAAAATACTCGGGATGAATCAGGCCGAACTGAATGTCGAACGTCTTGATCAGCAACTCGATCTGTTTGGTAATTGCGTTGCGCCAGCTCTCGAGTTGCTCGGTAGCGGGCACGAATACCGAATACCCCAGGGTCACATACTCAGAGATATTCAGAAACTTGATTTTGCCGTTGTGGATCCAGGCCTCAACGGCAAACTCCCAGCCACTCAAGTGACTTTCCATGAGCAGGGGGTATTCTTCGTCCGGTATGTGGTCGATTTCTTCCAGCGTGCGAATCATGCGGTGGCCGAGGCAGCCAGCCTTGTCGAAAGCCTTCACGTGGATTGGATCGTCCGGGTCACCATCCAGCTTGAGAAGTGTCTGGTTGACGCGTTTCATGAAGCGAACGATGTCTTCTTTCTCGTGCGCCTCCTCGAAAATCCCAACGCGTATCCCGCCAAGCTGGGCCCTGCGCTTCATCAGTGCCTTGTCCCGAAACAGAATGGACTGGCCGTACATGCGAGGGTTGTTGAGCAGCATAGAATTGATCGCGCCTGACCACTCGACGGTTTCCTCAAAGAGCGGGATGGCGACATCAACGC from Marinobacter subterrani encodes the following:
- a CDS encoding pyridoxal phosphate-dependent aminotransferase, which translates into the protein MNTKHDETIRHADHRLRVARRVEDLSGSSIFRINAKAQALMEKGQDILRLDAGEPDFDTPKPIIDAAKKALDDGFTRYTPIGGLPSLKEAIRQKLRRDNNLYYDSDEILHTCGAKQALFNACMTLLNPTDEIVIPTPNWGTYPSLAIMAWARMVEAPTRYEDRFILQPEVLEACLTEQTRIVILNTPNNPTGQVYSREELSALGNVLLKYPDVFILSDDIYEHLNYTDEPYANILNVCPSLKNRTVLINGVSKAYAMTGWRVGFAAGPVDLITEMEKFQGQSTSHTAAVAQKAAEAAFNGGLDDVHNMVKVFRERANLVAEGLSRIDKIDFHPAQGGFYCLPNFERVIESLDGVEDDQQLGDWLLEELGIAMVPGSAFNAPGHMRLSFAADNKTLEKGLDRLHKAFG
- a CDS encoding alpha-ketoacid dehydrogenase subunit beta, which translates into the protein MTKMNMLQAINNALDTAMAEDERVLCFGEDVGVFGGVFRATSNLQQKYGKARCFNTPLVEQGIIGFANGLAAQGSVPVAEIQFADYIFPAFDQIVNESAKFRYRSGNLFNVGGLTIRAPYGGGIAGGLYHSQSPEAYFAHTPGLKIVVPRNPHQAKGLLLAAIHDPNPTLFFEPKRLYRASVGEVPDEDYRLPIGEAEVLKEGNDVTVLGWGAQMEVIEQAVERAEKDGISCEVIDLRTILPWDVETVANSVFKTGRLVVTHEAPLTGGFAGEIAATIQERCFLYLESPIARVTGMDTPFPLVLEKEHLPNHLKVYEAIRASVEF
- a CDS encoding protein kinase domain-containing protein; translated protein: MAQKAPLQQFYIPEEQSIYLLSHDDAKKLKDWVALCAAQLRQLGYRNIELIGKGAYGFVFAGSLPGPENTGPEHVFKFTRINLPQHLQDRLEDEAYILEQVRHPRVPRLISYQRANNQPILVMERAAGLNLEEVSLREGRLKPRLIIRIADQLADLLRSLRRENGPAGRPIVHGDIKPSNLVFDAATENIALIDWGSSVFAQLDANQQFITANVMELMSDNLQQTNARLGDVYFIGEEQLNGGLSSPRFDEQGAAGTLYALASAQSCRFGHRAIPATSLGLPMEFARMLDGMLAPDPDTRRKAGDYYLEEMPRMARTVMIDLPAQPVVAQVPVWVRASDQEIDTVVYSSRKSFLREEGASETLNDVNDVQLDRYYKNFMQGMGETEKAFLAAVSRLGRYPVEGGLAVRWETEGVYIDTSLNLHDPALKSAFVQAVNNMVYLAQAIYRKGIFKSCLFNARNTLHIDRSDPDKPFRVSPGMKLHYEVSAAPEVEDESRVHSYFEDGPDPEEFLVLPETIIRSLEALNDIHHTGMIIFEALPRHLKIHSHYRLLDPGQEQEFSRLLDQILSAVEQITGLGVSGFMKMPYKDTRFFPHIERLPERYYPRNPRIEGMSS
- a CDS encoding DUF1127 domain-containing protein; this encodes MKRAASLYKGWRMKRNFIHLVTTMDRRLLNDVGFSPEMVEQKLSTPFWKF
- a CDS encoding dihydrolipoyllysine-residue acetyltransferase, which encodes MSDFILPDIGEGIVECELVKWLVSEGDVIEEDQPVAEVMTDKALVEIPAPYKGRVTRLYYKEGDTAKVHAPLFELVDESESGDQAPAAGSPEPAKAEPASEASPESATRPAASDDDATEDFILPDIGEGIVECEVVEWRVAEGDEIEEDQPVVDVMTDKAMVEITAPKAGRVTKLYHQQQAMARVHAPLFAFIPRDREEPDEPKAKAEPAAQLSTATASPVATASRQRVPASPAVRRLVREHELNLGDIPGSGKDGRVLKADVLAHIEEGPKPAQTQAPADDTQSVTIGSARRQPAREQEVRVEPIRGMKAAMAKSMVKSATTIPHFIYSEDIDVTDLLKLREQLKSEAEARGSRLTLMPFVMKAIALAVQEFPVLNSQLNDDVTEIRYLPQCNIGMAVDGKAGLMVPNIKGVESLSLLGIADEVARLTEAARSGRVSQEDLKGGTITISNIGALGGTYAAPIINAPEVAIVALGRTQKLPRFDANGQVVERAIMTVSWAGDHRIIDGGTIARFCNRWKGYLESPQTMLLHMG
- a CDS encoding thiamine pyrophosphate-dependent dehydrogenase E1 component subunit alpha — protein: MTTTKSKVVYSPVFTDGAEFRIPTFKLLKQDGKLYKSAKAPDLDKAKALRIYRAMVTTRILDERMLAAQRQGRLSFYMQCTGEEAAVIGSAAALDDGDMIMAQYREQGALAYRGFTIDEFMNQLFGNELDYGKGRQMPVHYGSKKLNYMTISSPLATQIPQATGYAYGQKLQGEGHCTITYFGEGAASEGDFHAALNMAAVHRVPVIFLCRNNGYAISTPAAEQFAADGVAPRAYGYKMDVIRVDGNDILAMYQATQEARKLAVEHNRPVLIEAMSYRLAAHSSSDDPSGYRSKDEEAVWREKDPILRMRLWLESKKWWSEDDEKQLQENMRREVLETMKRAQKRPPPALETLVSDVYDEVPPALAEQFDKLKAHIRRYPDEYPKSAEHAKGGA
- a CDS encoding thiamine pyrophosphate-requiring protein → MGQTVSDFIIERLSAWGIERVYGYSGDGINGVMAALRRAKGKIRMIQPQHEELGAFMASAHAKFTGQPGVCISTSGPGAVHILNGLYDAKKDHMPAVAIVGQQARMSLGTDYQQEIDLVSLFKDVAGHYVHMISDAPQARHLIDQALRIAMAHRTVTAIIVPNDVQDLPMEEPPDSHGAVFSGVGYRSPILQPHDDDLDAAARVLDEGTKVAVLAGAGCKHAVDEVLALTDKLGGGLAKAILAKTMIPDDEEFVTGTMGLLGTRPSQEMMDDCDTLLMIGTRFPYAEFLPASGQARAVQIDLDAEALGLRYPTEINLHGDARATVAALTERVARKEDRAWQHKIIENTRDWWQVMEERAMVSGNPVNPQRVFWSLNQRLPENVMLTCDVGSATNWYARYLKIRPGMMGSVSGGQASMGNAVPYLLAAKFAYPDRPAIAMVGDGAMQMLGNQGVIGIARYWREWTDQRCIVLVLNNRDLNQVTWEQRAMEGDPKFETSQDLPDFAYDQYAELLGLKGLRITSPDEVDRVWDEALAADRPVVINAYVDPEIGPLPPHIGFEQAKNFMSSILKGDPEAFRMIKQSMKQMKTKL
- a CDS encoding peptidoglycan-binding domain-containing protein, whose product is MTRFHRTRNSGFRGRAITLLAAATCMASAAQAAAPERVIFAAENALYGAGFDIGRADGWLDGKLRAAIRGYQTANGLQVNGNLDAATLKVLGVNAVPASTIASNSVASRQKSADVLGLSSPEPKAPVPDLATVKPQPKPEPQTTLKPRQEPVQLVETPELREKPEKRIESATISRKESKEIPSVSKETSNQGEVEPTGETVVLAAKTDPVIAESPAPVSEPEPVLAVVETKPSQSSSDVRPVLAKVSNEPSGGEARQPEQPIAQEPEIPQAIQTDNPEPAHKATTNRSHDSGGGFFSALFDFFFGWLV